A portion of the Mesobacillus sp. AQ2 genome contains these proteins:
- a CDS encoding HNH endonuclease, with protein sequence MAKKSHINTCELCGRNEVEVTVHHLTPRERGGAFMPTASLCIPCHKQIHALFTNEELATGLNSIELLRLHPELQKFLKWIKKQPSTRLPRISKSNARKRKKR encoded by the coding sequence ATGGCAAAGAAAAGCCATATCAACACTTGTGAACTATGCGGCAGGAATGAGGTCGAGGTCACGGTCCATCATCTGACACCAAGGGAAAGGGGCGGAGCCTTCATGCCAACTGCCAGCCTTTGCATTCCTTGCCACAAACAGATACATGCTTTATTCACAAATGAGGAGCTGGCTACGGGATTGAATAGTATTGAATTGCTCCGCTTACATCCTGAACTGCAAAAATTCCTGAAATGGATAAAAAAGCAGCCCTCTACAAGGCTGCCGAGAATTTCAAAATCAAATGCTCGAAAACGTAAAAAGCGCTAG